In one window of Ruminococcus hominis DNA:
- a CDS encoding zinc ribbon domain-containing protein — protein sequence MKTFFEDLTKRLGETAELVGNKANEAMEVQRLKNQIRTLERNNEDDLAELGRVLYEKFLNGEELEAEEEALCEAIQDRKESIEEYNEQIVELRGDTNCAACGKSIAKGMAYCPYCGEKVSTSVPTDADFVDEEDIVVDVKESVDEVKEEPTATQEKEEPEDKPQVQADELKEEPEAQAEENVTESPEE from the coding sequence ATGAAGACATTTTTTGAAGATTTAACAAAGAGACTTGGAGAGACAGCGGAACTCGTAGGTAATAAAGCGAATGAAGCAATGGAAGTTCAGAGATTGAAAAATCAGATTCGTACATTAGAGAGAAATAACGAAGATGATTTAGCAGAATTAGGAAGAGTCTTATACGAAAAGTTTCTAAACGGGGAAGAATTAGAAGCAGAAGAAGAGGCGCTGTGCGAGGCAATTCAAGATCGTAAAGAAAGTATTGAAGAATACAATGAGCAGATTGTTGAACTTAGAGGCGATACAAATTGTGCAGCATGCGGCAAGAGTATTGCGAAAGGTATGGCATATTGTCCATATTGCGGAGAGAAGGTTTCAACATCTGTACCGACAGATGCAGATTTTGTAGATGAAGAAGATATTGTTGTAGATGTCAAAGAGTCTGTTGATGAAGTAAAAGAAGAGCCAACAGCAACACAGGAAAAAGAAGAACCAGAAGACAAGCCACAAGTTCAGGCAGATGAATTAAAAGAAGAGCCGGAAGCTCAGGCAGAAGAAAATGTGACAGAATCACCGGAAGAATAG
- a CDS encoding PTS transporter subunit IIABC, translating to MKDKIFGVLQRVGRSFMLPIAILPVAGLLLGLGSSFTNETTIATYHLQKVLGDGTVLHALLTIMNKVGSAIFDNLPLIFAVGVAIGMAKKEKEVAALSSMIAFFVMHISISAMLSINGKILTDGSIAKDVLEGTVASVCGIQSLQMGVFGGIIVGLGVAALHNRFHKIVLPNALSFFGGSRFVPIISTIVYMFVGILMYFVWPAVQNGIYALGGLVTGTGYFGTLIFGIIKRALIPFGLHHVFYMPFWQTAVGGTMEVAGQMVQGGQNIFFAQLADSANITHFSADATRYFSGEFIFMIFGLPGAALAMYRCAKPEKKKQAGGLLLSAALASMLTGITEPIEFSFLFVAPMLFAVQVVLAGAAYMIAHMLNIAVGLTFSGGFLDLFLFGILQGNAKTSWVRIIPVGIIYFILYYVIFTFLIKKFDLKTPGREDDDVETKLYTKADVNARKEGQKTSETSSKDAISEMITEGLGGKKNISDVDCCATRLRITVYDTERVNDEILKQTGSRGIVKKGQGVQIIYGPHVTVIKSNLEDYLETAPDTYAETTVLENTETKTEETTVSENAENETKAKSTIIISSPITGNAADLSAVPDEAFAGRMMGDGAAVTPTDAIITAPEDGEVAFVFDTKHAIGFETESGVELLIHVGVDTVSLNGEGFEVFVENGQKVKKGDVMMKINIPYLTEHAPSLCSPVLCTDLDDNQKIRLLAKGEIKAGEPLFAIDLY from the coding sequence ATGAAAGACAAAATTTTTGGTGTCCTGCAGAGAGTAGGACGAAGCTTTATGCTTCCAATCGCGATTCTTCCGGTAGCAGGTTTATTGCTTGGACTTGGAAGCTCATTTACAAATGAAACAACAATCGCAACATACCATCTTCAAAAAGTGTTGGGAGACGGAACCGTGCTCCATGCCTTGCTGACAATTATGAATAAAGTCGGCAGTGCGATTTTTGATAACCTGCCACTGATCTTTGCGGTAGGTGTTGCAATTGGTATGGCAAAGAAAGAAAAAGAAGTTGCAGCGTTATCTTCTATGATTGCATTCTTTGTTATGCATATATCCATTAGCGCAATGCTTTCCATTAATGGAAAGATTCTTACAGATGGTTCAATTGCGAAAGATGTGCTGGAAGGAACAGTTGCATCAGTTTGTGGAATCCAGAGCCTGCAAATGGGTGTGTTTGGAGGAATTATTGTAGGTCTGGGTGTTGCGGCACTTCACAATCGATTCCATAAAATTGTATTGCCAAATGCATTATCATTTTTCGGCGGCTCAAGATTTGTGCCGATCATTTCTACAATCGTTTATATGTTTGTCGGAATATTAATGTATTTTGTATGGCCGGCAGTTCAGAATGGTATTTATGCACTGGGCGGACTTGTAACAGGAACAGGATATTTCGGGACACTGATTTTTGGTATTATCAAGAGAGCCTTGATTCCATTTGGACTGCACCATGTGTTCTATATGCCATTTTGGCAGACAGCAGTTGGTGGAACAATGGAAGTTGCAGGACAGATGGTTCAGGGAGGACAGAATATCTTCTTTGCACAGCTTGCAGATTCCGCTAATATAACACATTTTAGTGCCGATGCTACAAGATATTTCTCAGGAGAATTCATTTTCATGATCTTCGGACTTCCGGGAGCAGCACTCGCTATGTATCGCTGTGCAAAACCGGAAAAGAAGAAACAGGCAGGCGGACTTTTATTATCTGCAGCACTTGCAAGTATGTTGACAGGTATTACAGAGCCAATTGAATTTTCTTTCTTATTTGTAGCTCCAATGTTATTTGCAGTACAGGTTGTATTGGCCGGAGCCGCTTATATGATCGCACATATGTTAAATATTGCGGTAGGTCTGACATTCTCAGGCGGATTTCTTGATTTGTTCCTGTTTGGTATTTTACAGGGAAATGCAAAGACAAGCTGGGTAAGAATCATCCCGGTTGGTATTATTTACTTTATCTTATATTATGTGATCTTTACATTTTTAATTAAAAAATTTGATCTGAAGACTCCGGGACGTGAGGACGATGATGTAGAGACAAAATTATATACAAAGGCCGATGTAAATGCCAGAAAAGAAGGTCAGAAAACTTCTGAGACCAGCTCAAAGGATGCCATCAGCGAGATGATCACAGAAGGTCTTGGCGGCAAGAAAAATATCAGTGATGTTGACTGTTGTGCAACAAGACTTCGTATTACGGTATACGATACAGAACGTGTAAATGATGAAATTTTGAAACAGACAGGTTCAAGAGGAATTGTGAAAAAAGGACAGGGGGTTCAGATTATTTACGGACCACATGTGACAGTAATCAAATCAAATCTGGAAGATTATCTGGAAACAGCACCTGACACATATGCAGAAACAACAGTTCTGGAAAATACAGAAACCAAAACAGAAGAAACAACAGTTTCAGAAAATGCGGAAAATGAAACAAAAGCAAAAAGCACAATCATTATTTCCAGCCCTATCACAGGAAATGCAGCTGACCTTTCAGCGGTACCTGACGAAGCATTTGCAGGACGTATGATGGGAGATGGAGCGGCAGTTACACCAACAGATGCAATTATTACAGCACCGGAAGACGGAGAAGTGGCATTTGTATTTGATACAAAACACGCAATTGGATTTGAGACAGAAAGCGGTGTTGAACTTTTAATCCATGTCGGAGTTGATACAGTATCACTCAATGGAGAAGGTTTTGAGGTGTTTGTAGAAAATGGTCAGAAGGTGAAAAAGGGAGATGTGATGATGAAAATCAATATCCCATATCTGACTGAGCATGCCCCATCTTTATGCTCACCGGTATTATGTACAGATTTAGATGACAATCAGAAAATCCGTTTACTTGCTAAAGGCGAGATTAAAGCAGGAGAGCCGCTGTTTGCAATAGATCTATATTAG
- the dapF gene encoding diaminopimelate epimerase yields MEFTKMQGLGNDYVYVNCFKEKIENPSEMAVKVSDRHFGIGSDGLILIKPSEVADFEMEMYNADGSRGEMCGNGIRCVAKYVYDYGLTDKTSISVETLGGIKYLDLTVEHGKVTLVKVDMGTPILKPELIPIVAKGETVIDEPIMVGGKEYHMTGVSMGNPHDVVFMDDIKNLEIEKIGPLFENHERFPNRINTEFVNVIDRHTAQMRVWERGSGETLACGTGACAVTVACILNGLTENTVTVKLLGGDLQIEWDREKNTVYMTGPAEVSFDGVWKEK; encoded by the coding sequence ATGGAATTTACAAAAATGCAAGGATTAGGCAATGATTATGTCTATGTAAATTGCTTTAAAGAAAAAATAGAAAACCCATCTGAGATGGCGGTCAAAGTAAGCGACCGTCATTTCGGAATCGGCTCAGACGGACTGATTTTGATCAAACCATCCGAAGTAGCTGATTTTGAAATGGAAATGTACAACGCAGACGGTTCGCGTGGGGAAATGTGCGGAAATGGAATCCGTTGTGTAGCAAAATATGTTTACGACTATGGTCTGACAGATAAAACAAGCATTTCAGTAGAGACGCTTGGCGGAATAAAATACCTTGACCTGACAGTAGAACATGGAAAAGTTACACTTGTAAAAGTCGATATGGGAACGCCGATTTTAAAACCGGAATTAATTCCAATCGTTGCAAAAGGCGAGACTGTGATCGACGAACCAATCATGGTTGGAGGGAAAGAATACCATATGACAGGAGTATCTATGGGAAATCCTCATGATGTGGTATTTATGGATGATATAAAAAATCTGGAAATAGAAAAGATAGGACCATTATTTGAAAATCATGAAAGATTTCCAAATCGAATAAATACAGAATTTGTAAATGTAATAGACCGTCATACAGCTCAAATGAGAGTATGGGAAAGAGGCTCGGGAGAAACACTGGCATGCGGAACAGGTGCCTGTGCAGTTACAGTTGCCTGCATCTTAAATGGACTGACAGAAAATACTGTGACAGTAAAATTGTTAGGCGGGGACCTTCAAATTGAATGGGACCGCGAAAAAAATACTGTCTACATGACCGGCCCTGCAGAAGTCTCATTTGACGGAGTGTGGAAAGAAAAATAG
- a CDS encoding PRD domain-containing protein, which yields MYRVSKVLNNNGVIAIEMEENQEYVLLGKGIGFGKKVSQRFEAPSDCTRYSLKNDTERGSAASLVKSVDPVFLEIANEVLKEAEHTFGNIDKRILFPLADHISFAVARMKNGEQISNPLTGDIHALFYKEFQVASVLKKVLSDRMQIEIGDDEIGYVALHVHSAIEDEKVSVAMQMARTVRECVSIIETETGKKIDVMTLDYNRLMNHVKYMAARLLRGEELKVNINDYIEIKFPKAFAIATTVCDHLGENIGVQPGEREIGYLAMHIERVYNSGENN from the coding sequence ATGTATCGGGTGAGTAAAGTACTCAATAACAATGGTGTTATCGCAATAGAGATGGAAGAAAATCAAGAGTATGTCCTGCTTGGAAAAGGAATTGGATTTGGGAAGAAAGTCAGTCAACGATTTGAAGCACCTTCTGACTGTACAAGATATTCATTGAAAAATGATACAGAACGAGGGAGTGCGGCATCGCTTGTTAAAAGTGTGGACCCTGTATTTTTGGAAATTGCAAATGAAGTACTCAAAGAAGCAGAGCATACTTTCGGAAATATTGACAAGAGAATCTTATTTCCGTTGGCAGACCATATATCCTTTGCAGTTGCACGGATGAAAAACGGAGAACAGATCAGTAATCCCCTGACAGGTGATATACATGCTCTATTTTATAAGGAATTTCAGGTCGCATCTGTATTGAAGAAGGTTTTATCAGACAGGATGCAGATAGAGATTGGAGACGATGAGATTGGCTATGTAGCCTTGCATGTCCATTCTGCGATAGAAGATGAGAAAGTATCAGTGGCAATGCAGATGGCACGAACCGTTCGTGAATGTGTAAGCATTATAGAGACAGAAACGGGCAAAAAAATTGATGTTATGACGCTGGATTATAATCGTTTGATGAATCATGTGAAATATATGGCGGCAAGACTTTTGCGCGGTGAAGAACTTAAGGTTAATATCAATGATTATATAGAAATAAAATTCCCAAAAGCATTTGCAATTGCGACAACAGTCTGTGACCATTTGGGTGAGAATATCGGCGTTCAGCCGGGTGAACGAGAAATCGGATATCTGGCGATGCATATTGAGAGAGTATACAATTCCGGTGAAAATAACTAA
- a CDS encoding dihydroorotase, whose product MIIKNGTIMNPATQTIISGDILIEDDKIIKIAKSITPSESEEVIDASGLVIAPGLIDTHIHFRDPGFTYKEDIHTGSLSAAHGGVTTVICMANTSPTVDNVPVLEDILQRAKAEDIRIYQAASISHSLKGETLTDMKALKEAGACGFTDDGIPLKNAAFCYKAMEEAASLNVPISLHEEDPAFITNNGINHGDVSEKLGVYGSPSIAEESLVARDCMLALRSGADVVIQHISSGRSVELIRMFKAQGAKLHAEATPHHFTLTDEALLEHGTLAKMNPPLRTEADRLAIIEGLKDGTIDLIATDHAPHSAEEKAKPLTEAPSGIIGLETSLSLGITSLVRPGHLTMMELLEKMTINPAKLYHLPYGTIEEGAAADFVLFNPDETWIPTEYASKSSNSPFTGKELYGKIKYTICRGKIVYQD is encoded by the coding sequence ATGATTATTAAAAATGGTACAATTATGAACCCTGCCACACAAACAATTATTTCCGGTGACATTCTTATTGAAGATGATAAGATTATTAAAATTGCTAAGTCAATCACTCCATCGGAATCAGAAGAAGTCATTGATGCTTCCGGACTGGTCATTGCGCCTGGTCTGATCGATACGCATATTCATTTCCGCGACCCTGGATTCACTTATAAAGAAGATATCCATACCGGTTCGCTTTCTGCTGCACACGGAGGAGTTACAACTGTCATCTGCATGGCAAATACTTCTCCGACTGTAGATAATGTTCCTGTACTTGAGGACATTTTACAGCGTGCCAAGGCTGAAGATATTCGTATTTATCAGGCTGCTTCTATTTCACATTCTTTAAAGGGTGAAACTCTGACTGATATGAAAGCGTTAAAAGAAGCCGGAGCATGTGGATTTACTGATGATGGTATTCCTTTAAAAAATGCTGCGTTCTGCTATAAAGCTATGGAAGAAGCTGCCTCTTTGAATGTTCCGATAAGCCTTCACGAAGAAGACCCTGCATTTATTACGAACAACGGAATCAATCATGGTGATGTGTCTGAAAAGCTGGGTGTATATGGCTCTCCTTCTATTGCTGAAGAGTCTTTGGTTGCCCGCGATTGTATGCTTGCTCTTCGCTCCGGCGCAGACGTTGTTATCCAGCACATCAGCTCCGGACGTTCCGTTGAACTAATCCGCATGTTCAAGGCGCAAGGTGCAAAACTTCACGCTGAAGCCACACCGCATCATTTCACATTGACCGATGAGGCCTTGTTAGAGCATGGAACGCTTGCAAAAATGAATCCGCCACTTCGTACTGAAGCAGACCGTCTGGCAATCATCGAAGGTTTAAAAGACGGAACGATCGATTTAATCGCAACAGACCATGCACCTCACAGTGCCGAAGAAAAAGCAAAACCATTGACAGAAGCTCCTAGTGGAATCATCGGACTGGAAACATCCCTTTCACTTGGCATTACATCGCTTGTTCGTCCGGGACACTTGACTATGATGGAATTATTAGAGAAAATGACAATCAATCCGGCCAAACTTTATCATCTGCCTTACGGCACGATTGAAGAAGGTGCTGCTGCCGATTTTGTACTTTTCAATCCAGATGAAACATGGATACCGACAGAATACGCATCCAAATCATCCAACAGTCCATTTACCGGAAAAGAATTATACGGAAAAATCAAATATACCATCTGCCGCGGAAAAATTGTTTACCAGGATTAA
- the nudC gene encoding NAD(+) diphosphatase: MIQDIAPHQYNNAYKPVPPKKDSFALYYEKRTCLMKKSEEGMTFPTFADLERLNEDIYENYTYLFSIDNKPFYLVNDINRERLSAYTMENTEVFRTIQPRYLAFAGITGYQLYSWYQSHKFCGRCGSPTQKDEKERMLYCEKCGLMEFPKICPATIIAVRDGNRLLLSKYAGRTYKKYALLAGYTEIGETIEETVKREVMEEVGLKVKNIQYYKSQPWSFSDTLLMGFYCDLDGEDKITLDQDELALAEWFEREDLPEVTSDESLTNEMIQMFKLGKI, translated from the coding sequence ATGATACAGGATATCGCACCACATCAGTATAACAATGCATATAAGCCGGTGCCGCCAAAGAAAGACAGCTTTGCTCTTTATTATGAAAAGAGAACTTGTCTGATGAAAAAAAGCGAAGAGGGGATGACATTTCCGACATTTGCAGATTTAGAACGATTGAACGAAGATATTTACGAGAATTACACGTATTTATTTTCTATTGATAATAAGCCTTTTTATCTTGTAAATGATATCAATCGTGAGAGGTTATCAGCTTACACTATGGAGAATACGGAAGTGTTTCGGACGATACAGCCGCGGTATCTGGCATTTGCCGGAATCACAGGATATCAGCTGTATTCCTGGTATCAAAGCCACAAGTTTTGCGGAAGATGTGGTTCGCCGACTCAAAAAGACGAGAAAGAGCGCATGCTTTATTGTGAAAAATGTGGATTAATGGAATTTCCAAAAATCTGTCCGGCAACGATTATTGCTGTACGAGACGGGAATCGGCTTCTTCTTTCAAAGTATGCAGGAAGAACTTACAAAAAGTATGCCCTGCTTGCAGGATACACAGAGATTGGCGAGACGATAGAAGAAACGGTGAAGCGTGAGGTTATGGAAGAAGTTGGCTTGAAAGTAAAGAATATTCAATACTATAAAAGCCAGCCGTGGTCATTTTCGGATACATTATTGATGGGATTTTATTGCGATCTTGACGGAGAAGATAAGATTACATTAGATCAGGATGAGCTTGCGCTGGCAGAATGGTTTGAGCGAGAAGATTTACCGGAGGTAACATCAGATGAAAGCTTAACAAATGAGATGATACAGATGTTTAAGCTTGGGAAAATATAA
- a CDS encoding YitT family protein: MKSNWNIKKFSYDIFIDIVGGVLIGLGIYNFAANAEFPLAGVSGLALILYRLFNIPIGWGTIALNIPIVIICFKTLGKEFFARSIRSLIISSLITDYVVTLLPVYSGDRMLAALCTGIFSGLGYALIFMNHSSTAGMDFVCVAIHSKHPHISLGKIVFSIDCAVVLLGGAIFKDVDATIYGLIISYFLTVVIDKITYGINSGKIALIVTDEGQKVANMIDEHVGRGSTILRGCGSYTGAEKDIVMCASNNKEMYAIREMARKADEKAFVIIMESNEVLGEGFREEIQ; this comes from the coding sequence ATGAAAAGTAACTGGAATATAAAAAAATTTTCATATGATATTTTTATAGATATTGTGGGAGGCGTTTTGATCGGCCTTGGAATTTACAATTTTGCTGCAAATGCAGAATTCCCATTGGCAGGAGTATCAGGTCTTGCATTAATTTTATATCGTTTGTTCAATATTCCAATCGGATGGGGAACAATTGCACTAAATATACCGATTGTAATTATATGTTTCAAGACATTAGGAAAAGAGTTTTTTGCACGTTCAATACGTTCACTTATTATTTCATCTTTAATCACAGACTATGTAGTTACATTACTTCCGGTTTATTCCGGTGACCGTATGCTTGCTGCATTATGTACCGGCATTTTTTCAGGGCTAGGCTATGCACTGATATTTATGAATCATTCTTCAACAGCGGGAATGGATTTCGTGTGTGTGGCAATCCATTCCAAACACCCACATATTTCATTGGGGAAAATTGTATTCTCAATCGATTGTGCAGTTGTATTATTAGGCGGAGCAATATTTAAAGACGTAGACGCCACGATTTATGGTTTGATCATTTCCTATTTTCTGACCGTTGTAATTGATAAGATCACATATGGCATCAATTCAGGTAAGATTGCATTGATTGTGACGGACGAAGGGCAAAAAGTAGCAAATATGATAGACGAACATGTAGGACGAGGCTCAACAATTTTAAGGGGATGCGGAAGCTATACAGGTGCTGAAAAGGATATTGTAATGTGTGCAAGTAATAATAAGGAAATGTATGCGATTCGCGAAATGGCCAGAAAGGCTGATGAGAAAGCATTTGTGATTATAATGGAGTCAAATGAAGTACTTGGAGAAGGATTCAGAGAAGAAATTCAATAG
- a CDS encoding signal peptidase II, translating to MGILVLISVTAVLAMLDITIKSCIENGITRKEERETLKGKVTLRKVYNRGFGLNVLQNDPDTVKYVSSFATIILTITQLIQLMRKKGSKLKKIGLSLMTAGAWSNTFDRWLRGYVIDYIGFENKNKKIEKITWNLGDFFLIAGGIIVSLGSLLHKKK from the coding sequence ATGGGAATCTTGGTATTAATCAGCGTGACAGCAGTGCTGGCTATGCTTGATATCACTATCAAATCCTGTATAGAGAACGGCATCACGAGAAAAGAAGAACGGGAAACTTTAAAAGGGAAAGTAACCTTACGAAAAGTATATAATCGTGGGTTTGGATTGAATGTATTGCAGAACGATCCGGATACGGTAAAATATGTATCTTCATTTGCTACGATAATTTTGACGATCACACAGCTGATTCAGCTGATGCGTAAAAAAGGAAGCAAGCTGAAGAAGATAGGTTTGTCACTTATGACAGCAGGGGCATGGAGTAATACATTTGACCGGTGGCTTCGCGGATATGTGATTGACTATATCGGATTTGAAAATAAAAATAAAAAAATCGAAAAGATTACATGGAATCTGGGAGATTTCTTTTTGATTGCAGGAGGAATTATTGTTTCTCTTGGTTCATTGCTTCATAAGAAGAAATAA
- a CDS encoding LL-diaminopimelate aminotransferase: MFKVNENYLKLPGSYLFSTIGKKVAAFSEANPDKSIIRLGIGDVTQPLVPAIIDSLHKAVDEMAHAETFHGYAPDLGYEFLRSAMAKNDYQARGCDIAADEVFISDGAKCDSGNIQEIFSIDNKIAVCDPVYPVYVDTNVMAGRTGVYDPTKETWSDVIYMPCTKATNFAPELPKETPDIIYLCFPNNPTGSTITKAQLQEWVDYANKVGAVIIYDAAYEAYISEDDVPHTIYECEGARTCAIELRSFSKNAGFTGVRLGATIIPKDVKCGDVTLHSLWARRHGTKYNGAPYIVQRAGEAVYSEEGKAQLKAQIAYYMNNAKVISQGLKDAGYTVSGGVNAPYIWLKTPDNMTSWEFFDYLLENANVVGTPGSGFGPSGEGYFRLTAFGSYENTVAAIERIKKM, from the coding sequence ATGTTTAAAGTAAATGAAAATTATTTAAAATTACCAGGAAGTTATCTGTTTTCAACAATAGGAAAAAAAGTTGCTGCATTTAGCGAGGCAAATCCAGATAAATCAATCATCCGACTTGGAATTGGTGATGTTACACAGCCACTTGTACCGGCAATCATCGATTCCCTTCATAAAGCAGTAGATGAAATGGCACATGCAGAGACATTTCACGGATATGCACCAGACCTCGGATACGAATTTTTAAGAAGTGCGATGGCAAAAAATGATTATCAGGCTCGCGGATGCGATATCGCAGCTGACGAAGTATTTATTTCTGACGGAGCAAAATGTGATTCCGGAAACATTCAGGAAATCTTTAGCATCGACAATAAAATCGCAGTGTGTGACCCGGTATATCCTGTATATGTGGATACAAATGTTATGGCAGGAAGAACAGGAGTCTATGATCCAACAAAGGAAACATGGAGTGATGTAATTTATATGCCATGTACTAAAGCGACAAACTTTGCACCAGAGCTTCCAAAAGAAACACCGGATATCATTTATCTTTGTTTCCCAAATAATCCGACAGGCTCTACAATCACAAAAGCACAGCTGCAGGAATGGGTTGACTATGCAAATAAAGTAGGTGCAGTTATCATCTATGATGCAGCTTATGAAGCATACATTTCAGAAGATGACGTGCCACATACAATCTACGAATGCGAAGGCGCAAGAACATGTGCGATCGAGCTTCGAAGCTTTTCAAAAAATGCCGGATTTACAGGAGTACGTCTCGGTGCAACTATTATTCCAAAAGATGTAAAATGCGGCGATGTGACATTACATTCACTGTGGGCAAGACGTCATGGGACAAAATATAACGGTGCTCCATACATTGTGCAGAGAGCCGGTGAAGCTGTATATTCTGAAGAAGGAAAGGCGCAGCTCAAAGCACAGATCGCATATTATATGAACAATGCAAAAGTAATTTCACAGGGATTAAAAGATGCAGGATATACTGTATCAGGCGGTGTAAATGCTCCATATATCTGGCTGAAAACACCGGACAATATGACTTCCTGGGAATTCTTTGATTATCTTCTTGAAAATGCAAATGTAGTCGGAACTCCGGGTTCAGGCTTCGGACCAAGCGGGGAAGGCTACTTCAGACTGACCGCATTTGGAAGCTATGAAAATACAGTGGCTGCGATTGAGCGGATTAAGAAGATGTAG
- a CDS encoding Cof-type HAD-IIB family hydrolase translates to MKYEMLVLDLDGTLTNSRKEITPATKQALIEIQEAGKKVVLASGRPTCGVVPLAKELELDRFGSYILSFNGALIIDCATNKPIYNKTLPREVIAPIFEYTKNYPGLDIISYENDCVISGIKVNEYTEKEMFINKMPVKEVDNFVEYLDFPVNKMLIPGEPAVLEKLMPELKRKFHSLLNIYRSEPFFLEIMPQKIDKANSLQKLLNSIGLTANSMICCGDGFNDVSMIEYAGLGVAMENAQPIVKEHADFITHSNDDDGILHVINTFMR, encoded by the coding sequence ATGAAGTACGAAATGCTTGTCCTTGATTTGGACGGAACCCTCACAAATTCAAGGAAAGAAATCACCCCTGCCACAAAGCAGGCTCTTATAGAAATTCAGGAAGCCGGAAAAAAGGTGGTTCTTGCCAGTGGACGTCCGACATGTGGTGTTGTGCCACTCGCAAAAGAATTAGAACTTGACCGTTTTGGAAGCTATATTCTTTCTTTTAACGGTGCACTTATTATCGACTGTGCAACAAATAAACCGATCTATAATAAAACTCTGCCTCGTGAAGTTATTGCACCAATTTTTGAATATACCAAAAATTATCCGGGACTGGATATTATTTCTTATGAGAATGATTGTGTCATTTCCGGAATTAAGGTAAATGAATATACGGAAAAAGAAATGTTTATCAATAAAATGCCCGTGAAAGAAGTCGACAATTTTGTTGAATATTTGGATTTTCCGGTAAACAAGATGCTGATTCCGGGTGAACCGGCTGTATTGGAGAAATTAATGCCAGAATTAAAGCGTAAATTCCATTCACTTTTAAATATTTACCGTTCGGAACCATTTTTCTTAGAGATTATGCCACAGAAAATTGACAAGGCAAACTCTCTGCAGAAATTGCTCAACAGTATCGGTCTGACCGCCAACTCTATGATATGCTGTGGTGACGGCTTCAATGATGTTTCTATGATTGAATATGCCGGACTTGGTGTTGCTATGGAAAATGCTCAGCCAATTGTAAAGGAACATGCGGATTTTATTACTCATTCGAATGATGACGACGGAATTCTTCATGTTATCAACACATTTATGAGATAA